In Rheinheimera sp. MM224, one DNA window encodes the following:
- a CDS encoding cupin domain-containing protein — MTLLAWTHMSAEINTDLSQRIVQTPEQALWYESPAKDIHRRPLDRIGAEVAKATSIVRYLAGSQFANHQHGGGEEILVLEGTFSDEYGDYPVGTYLRNPPGTSHAPFSKEGCLLLVKLWQFSKGDTEQLCIRPEQQHWQPGLVPGLQVLPLHQFDGINTALVRWAPNTRFQPHMHAGGEEIYVLEGVFQDEFGSYPKGSWLRSPRWSKHQPFTGNEGALIYVKVGHLGAELLGDQLSTQG, encoded by the coding sequence ATGACTTTATTAGCCTGGACTCATATGAGCGCCGAAATCAATACGGATTTAAGCCAGCGCATAGTGCAAACCCCAGAGCAAGCGCTCTGGTATGAATCTCCAGCCAAAGATATTCACAGAAGGCCTTTGGACAGAATAGGCGCAGAAGTCGCCAAAGCCACCAGCATAGTGCGTTATTTAGCCGGCAGTCAGTTTGCCAATCATCAACATGGTGGTGGTGAAGAAATTCTGGTGCTTGAAGGTACTTTTTCTGATGAATATGGCGACTACCCAGTTGGAACTTACTTACGTAACCCACCTGGTACTTCACACGCACCTTTTTCAAAAGAGGGGTGCTTATTACTGGTCAAACTATGGCAATTCAGCAAAGGTGACACAGAGCAGCTTTGTATCCGACCAGAACAACAGCACTGGCAGCCTGGTTTAGTGCCTGGCCTACAAGTTTTACCTTTGCATCAGTTTGATGGTATCAACACAGCCTTAGTACGCTGGGCACCAAACACCAGATTCCAACCTCATATGCATGCTGGTGGTGAAGAAATTTATGTACTCGAAGGTGTGTTTCAGGACGAATTTGGTAGTTACCCAAAAGGCAGTTGGTTACGTAGCCCACGCTGGAGTAAACACCAGCCTTTTACCGGTAATGAAGGCGCACTGATTTATGTCAAAGTGGGGCATTTGGGCGCTGAATTATTGGGGGATCAACTCAGCACCCAAGGTTAA
- a CDS encoding TIGR03643 family protein, whose protein sequence is MSTCSTDPNHEYSPEDLSRIIEMAWEDRTPFEAIENLYGLNQHQLIELMRKELKRSSFELWRKRTTGRTTKHLKLRSPEINRGYCPTQYKR, encoded by the coding sequence GTGAGCACTTGTAGCACAGACCCTAACCATGAATATAGCCCTGAAGACTTATCCCGCATTATTGAAATGGCATGGGAAGACAGAACACCTTTTGAAGCCATCGAAAATTTGTATGGCTTAAACCAGCACCAGCTGATTGAACTGATGCGTAAAGAGCTAAAACGCAGCAGCTTTGAGTTATGGCGTAAACGTACTACAGGCCGCACCACTAAACATTTAAAGCTAAGATCGCCTGAAATTAACCGTGGCTACTGCCCCACTCAATACAAGAGATAG
- a CDS encoding DUF2804 domain-containing protein: protein MQKSTMNNYLPQLAATPQQLIQSNGQPVFGLFDGSIPDFNLRDFVYQNLMDKKANPLARYFQYKQFQFICVTGSDWLLAVAIADIRYANSGFAYLYRFDSNLAISKGVLLPGALGCRMSDSPSAGEAKQGFAAYKVEIKTSATHWQLSIDTKELKASLTIEKASQMPLALCAPTGYNGWTYTEKSNALAVSGTLELQGKALDLTQALAGYDFSAGFMRRQTSWRWASINAVVEDQAFGLNIAAGVNETGLCENALWFNGQIQHLSPATFVFDRKDEKKPWQVSSLCGEVQLEFTPLYCRQEKVNIGLLASNFRQYVGIYTGFVVLQNGSKLKLNAVKGLAEDHYAKW, encoded by the coding sequence ATGCAGAAAAGCACTATGAACAACTACTTACCTCAGCTTGCAGCCACACCGCAACAACTGATCCAAAGCAATGGCCAACCAGTCTTTGGCTTATTTGACGGCTCAATTCCGGACTTTAATCTACGGGATTTTGTTTATCAGAATTTGATGGATAAAAAGGCCAACCCCCTCGCCCGCTATTTTCAGTACAAACAGTTTCAGTTTATTTGTGTCACAGGCTCTGACTGGTTATTGGCCGTGGCTATTGCCGATATTCGTTATGCCAATTCAGGTTTTGCCTATTTGTATCGTTTTGACTCAAACCTAGCCATCAGCAAAGGTGTGTTATTGCCAGGCGCTTTAGGCTGCCGGATGAGTGATTCACCATCAGCAGGTGAAGCGAAGCAAGGCTTTGCTGCCTATAAAGTCGAGATAAAAACCAGCGCAACACACTGGCAATTAAGCATTGATACCAAAGAGTTAAAGGCCAGTTTAACCATAGAAAAAGCTAGCCAAATGCCTTTAGCTTTATGTGCGCCTACAGGTTACAACGGATGGACTTACACCGAAAAATCCAATGCCTTGGCTGTGTCAGGCACACTTGAACTTCAGGGCAAAGCCTTAGATTTAACTCAGGCTTTAGCGGGTTATGATTTCTCAGCAGGTTTTATGCGCCGCCAAACCAGTTGGCGCTGGGCCAGTATCAACGCCGTGGTCGAAGACCAGGCATTTGGTCTGAATATAGCAGCTGGTGTCAATGAAACCGGGCTTTGCGAAAATGCGCTCTGGTTTAATGGCCAAATTCAGCATTTAAGCCCAGCCACTTTTGTCTTTGATCGCAAAGACGAAAAAAAACCATGGCAAGTCAGTAGTCTTTGCGGCGAAGTGCAGCTTGAATTTACGCCTTTATATTGCCGTCAGGAAAAGGTCAACATTGGCTTACTGGCCAGCAATTTCCGCCAGTATGTTGGGATTTATACGGGCTTTGTAGTGCTTCAAAATGGCAGCAAACTAAAACTAAATGCGGTCAAAGGCTTGGCTGAAGATCATTATGCCAAGTGGTAA
- a CDS encoding GNA1162 family protein, producing MKTPFKSILVLAALLLSGCATQKIVSKQEAFPKMYDAAPLSVLVVPAVNKSTAADAPDLYSTTIAQPLAEAGYYVLPIPLSAMLLQQEGIVDGAQLRDVNPDKFKQMFGADAVLFVTINQWDTNYFVTGGNVTVGAEFDLVSTSSGESLWNYQNVVVINTSGNSGNLLADIISTAINTATTDYVPVARMVNASVINTLPVGKYHSRHKQDGADQSVNTALSAKAAQ from the coding sequence ATGAAAACTCCATTTAAAAGTATTCTTGTGTTAGCTGCATTACTGTTATCTGGTTGTGCTACACAAAAAATTGTTAGCAAGCAAGAAGCTTTCCCTAAGATGTATGATGCTGCGCCACTGTCGGTTTTGGTTGTGCCAGCGGTTAATAAATCAACAGCTGCAGACGCACCGGATCTGTACTCAACTACTATTGCCCAGCCATTAGCTGAGGCTGGTTACTACGTTCTGCCAATCCCGTTGTCTGCTATGCTGCTTCAGCAGGAAGGGATCGTAGATGGTGCTCAACTCCGGGATGTAAATCCAGATAAGTTTAAACAAATGTTTGGGGCTGATGCTGTGCTCTTTGTCACTATTAATCAGTGGGATACCAACTACTTTGTAACTGGTGGCAATGTAACAGTAGGTGCTGAATTCGATTTAGTTTCTACATCTTCTGGTGAGTCGTTATGGAATTATCAGAACGTCGTTGTCATTAATACTTCGGGTAACAGTGGCAATTTGCTTGCGGACATTATAAGCACCGCTATTAATACCGCTACTACTGATTATGTGCCTGTAGCACGAATGGTAAATGCTTCAGTGATTAATACATTACCTGTAGGGAAATACCATTCTCGTCATAAACAGGATGGGGCAGATCAGTCGGTAAATACCGCTTTATCAGCCAAAGCAGCACAATAA
- a CDS encoding DUF4810 domain-containing protein: MKSGIQKALILVCVIGMSACASTNKSIYHWGDYSETAYNHKHEPSDVTREKHKQALLAIIENAAKENKKIPPGIYAELATLELQVNNVVEAQAYLQQEKALFPESAQLIDAMLNKMNKAG; encoded by the coding sequence ATGAAAAGTGGTATCCAAAAAGCACTAATTTTGGTTTGCGTAATCGGTATGTCCGCGTGTGCCAGCACTAATAAATCAATTTATCATTGGGGTGACTATTCAGAAACCGCTTATAACCACAAGCACGAACCTTCTGATGTGACTCGCGAAAAGCATAAGCAAGCACTGTTAGCTATCATCGAGAATGCTGCCAAAGAAAACAAAAAGATACCTCCTGGCATCTACGCTGAGCTGGCAACATTAGAACTTCAGGTGAATAACGTCGTTGAAGCTCAGGCTTACTTACAGCAAGAAAAAGCTCTGTTTCCAGAGTCGGCGCAATTGATTGACGCAATGTTGAATAAAATGAATAAGGCAGGCTAA
- a CDS encoding CsgG/HfaB family protein: MMKKIVLPVALLSLAVLTACTSSTRGSVNALSTATPAISPVLSQAPELSLKRVVAIARFSDETKRGNAFLLDQNGDRLGKQASDILAARLTETNKFIMLERADLDKVISENTFKGEQIQTAGSDFLIVGSVSEFGRSTNSEVGVFSRNKIQTATATVNVRLINTKTGQIMYSEEATGEARVEANSVMGVGERAAYDTSINDKALSAAISKLVSNISENLLDSPWQAYLISKQGSQFLMTGGSAQGIKVNDTFDVVSPGQQVKNPQTGMLINLPGQKVATLRVTGFVGQGSDELSVCELVSGSINDQSISKVVVREEGKV, translated from the coding sequence ATGATGAAAAAAATTGTACTTCCTGTCGCGCTGCTTAGTCTGGCTGTTCTAACAGCCTGTACTTCGTCGACGCGTGGTTCTGTCAATGCATTGTCCACAGCAACACCTGCTATTAGTCCGGTGCTTAGCCAAGCTCCTGAACTCTCGTTGAAGCGAGTAGTAGCAATAGCTCGTTTTTCTGATGAGACCAAAAGAGGCAACGCCTTTTTGTTGGATCAGAATGGTGATCGATTAGGGAAACAAGCCTCAGATATTCTTGCAGCACGTCTGACTGAAACAAACAAGTTCATCATGCTTGAGCGTGCAGATTTAGACAAAGTAATAAGTGAAAACACCTTCAAAGGGGAGCAGATCCAAACTGCCGGTTCTGATTTTTTAATTGTCGGTTCAGTCTCCGAATTTGGCCGCTCAACAAACAGCGAAGTTGGTGTTTTTAGCCGCAATAAAATACAGACAGCTACGGCTACAGTAAATGTCCGGTTAATTAACACAAAAACCGGGCAGATCATGTATTCAGAGGAAGCTACTGGTGAAGCACGGGTAGAAGCTAACTCAGTGATGGGTGTTGGTGAGCGCGCAGCTTATGATACTTCAATCAATGACAAGGCTTTATCTGCCGCCATTTCAAAGCTGGTGAGCAATATCTCCGAAAATTTACTGGATTCTCCGTGGCAAGCTTATTTGATAAGTAAACAAGGTAGCCAATTTTTGATGACTGGCGGATCAGCCCAAGGCATCAAAGTGAATGATACTTTTGATGTGGTCAGTCCAGGGCAGCAAGTAAAAAATCCACAAACAGGAATGCTGATAAATTTACCGGGGCAAAAAGTGGCGACTTTACGTGTCACAGGTTTTGTTGGCCAGGGTAGCGATGAATTGTCGGTGTGCGAACTGGTTTCAGGCTCAATCAACGATCAAAGCATCAGCAAAGTTGTTGTGCGTGAAGAAGGGAAGGTGTAA
- a CDS encoding FAD-dependent oxidoreductase: MAQNVYQFIDVKRVDPPKKSHRERTIEFVEIYQPMTDTQASGQADRCLDCGNPYCEWKCPVHNYIPQWLKLANEGKIIEAAELSHKTNSLPEVCGRVCPQDRLCEGACTINEGFGAVTIGSIEKYINDKAFEMGWRPDLSAVVKTGLKVAVIGAGPAGLACADVLIRNGVTPVVFDRYPEIGGLLTFGIPPFKLEKDVLKLRREIFTAMGIEFRLNTTVGVDVSFDSLLQEYDSVFLALGTYTPMQGGLVNEKAPGVYEALPYLIGNINNLMGWQTEHQYVNLAGKKVVVLGGGDTSMDCVRTAIRQGASKVTLAYRRDEASMPGSRKEVQNAREEGVEFMFNLQPLGIKLNDEGHACGIEVVTTAMGAADAKGRRNAEAVPGSEQVLEADAVIVAFGFQPSPPQWLKDMGVELDDKGRVVASEKSTYPLQTNQQKIFAGGDMVLGSDLVVTAIAQGRKAAEGILDYLNV, translated from the coding sequence ATGGCACAGAATGTTTATCAATTTATCGACGTAAAGCGGGTTGACCCACCAAAGAAGTCACACCGTGAGCGGACCATTGAGTTCGTAGAAATTTATCAGCCTATGACAGACACGCAAGCCTCAGGTCAGGCCGACCGTTGCCTGGACTGTGGCAACCCTTACTGCGAATGGAAGTGCCCAGTGCATAACTATATTCCGCAGTGGCTGAAACTGGCGAACGAAGGCAAGATTATTGAAGCGGCTGAATTGTCGCATAAAACCAATAGCTTACCTGAAGTTTGTGGCCGGGTTTGCCCGCAGGATCGTTTATGCGAAGGCGCCTGCACCATCAACGAAGGTTTTGGTGCAGTCACTATAGGTTCTATTGAAAAGTACATTAACGACAAAGCCTTTGAAATGGGCTGGCGGCCGGATTTATCAGCTGTGGTGAAAACCGGCTTAAAAGTCGCAGTGATAGGTGCAGGCCCTGCAGGTTTAGCTTGTGCAGACGTACTTATCCGTAATGGCGTTACCCCTGTGGTATTTGACCGTTATCCGGAAATTGGTGGCTTACTGACTTTTGGTATTCCGCCTTTTAAACTGGAAAAAGACGTACTGAAACTACGCCGTGAAATCTTCACCGCTATGGGTATTGAGTTCCGTTTAAATACCACTGTGGGTGTGGATGTCAGCTTTGACAGCCTGTTGCAGGAATACGATTCAGTCTTTCTGGCCTTAGGCACTTACACCCCAATGCAAGGTGGTTTGGTTAACGAAAAAGCACCTGGTGTCTATGAAGCCCTGCCTTATCTGATTGGCAATATCAATAATCTGATGGGCTGGCAGACAGAACACCAGTATGTAAATCTGGCCGGTAAAAAAGTAGTGGTCTTAGGTGGTGGTGACACCTCAATGGACTGCGTGCGTACCGCTATTCGTCAGGGTGCCAGCAAAGTCACATTAGCCTATCGACGCGACGAAGCCAGCATGCCGGGTTCACGCAAAGAAGTACAAAATGCCCGCGAAGAAGGTGTGGAATTTATGTTTAACCTGCAGCCACTTGGCATCAAGTTAAACGACGAAGGCCATGCCTGTGGCATCGAAGTGGTCACTACGGCTATGGGTGCAGCCGATGCCAAAGGCCGTCGTAACGCCGAAGCAGTGCCGGGTTCTGAGCAGGTATTAGAAGCCGACGCTGTCATTGTCGCTTTTGGTTTCCAGCCTAGCCCACCACAGTGGTTAAAAGATATGGGTGTAGAGCTCGACGACAAAGGCCGCGTCGTGGCCAGCGAAAAAAGCACTTACCCACTTCAGACCAACCAGCAAAAGATCTTCGCAGGTGGTGATATGGTATTAGGCTCAGACCTGGTAGTCACAGCTATAGCCCAGGGCCGTAAGGCAGCTGAGGGGATATTGGACTATTTAAACGTCTGA
- the gltB gene encoding glutamate synthase large subunit, whose translation MALYHHSQARENCGFGLIAHLEGVASHRIVRTAISGLDRMQHRGGISADGKTGDGCGLLMQKPDSFFRAIAEEKGWVLGKKYGVGIFFFSQDPVKAELARAIIEQEITRETLTLVGWRDMPTDTSVLGDLALTSMPQIKQAFVSAQPGWNEHDLERRLYMVRRRIEKQLTDDADFYIPSFSCLVTVFKGLMMPADLPRFYLDLADVRMETAICVFHQRFSTNTMPRWALAQPFRFLAHNGEINTITGNRQWARARQYKFSSPLLPDLPTAAPFVSQSGSDSSSLDNMLELLLAGGMDLFRAMRLLVPPAWQGNKVMDDNLKAFYEFNSMHMEPWDGPAGIVMTNGQHVACNLDRNGLRPARFVITKDKLITLASEVGIWDYTPDEVQEKGRVGPGEMLAVDTQTGKIWRSEEIDQDLMVRHPYRKWLSTNVQRLVPYEQFETDLIGKRVFTDDQMMVFHKLFNYSYEEIEQVVTVLAKDGQEAVGSMGDDTPMAVLSQKTRTFYDYFRQLFAQVTNPPIDPLREAHVMSLATSIGREHNVFSETAGYARRIQFESPVMMYSDLKQLKAADEKYYKHHIISLNFDPNDEDLETAVRRVCAEAVRVVREDKVVLVILTDRRIEQGLIPIPAAMAVGAVHHALVDNQLRCDSNIIIETATTRDPHHFAVLVGLGATGIYPFLAYETIEQLVEKGSLNLTARQAVLNYRKGINKGLYKIMSKMGISTVASYRCSNLFEAVGINQNVMKLCFPDLPSRIQGADFADFQQDVQIRANSAWLKRKPLNHGGQLKYVHDGEYHAYNPDVVQSLQKAVRSGKYADYKVYSDFVNQRPVAHLRDLFSLNKANATPVDLEQVQSAEQLYPRFDSAAMSIGALSPEAHEALAIAMNRLGGRSNSGEGGEDPRRFGTEKNSKIKQVASGRFGVTPHYLVNAEVIQIKVAQGAKPGEGGQLPGEKVTAEIARLRYSVPGVTLISPPPHHDIYSIEDLAQLIFDLKQVNPEALISVKLVSEPGVGTIATGVAKAYADLITVSGYDGGTGASPLTSVKYAGSPWELGLAEVHQALVENGLRDRVRLQVDGGLKTGLDVVKAAILGAESFGFGTGPMVALGCKFLRICHLNNCATGVATQDATLRRDHFTGLPEMVMNYFKFLSHEVRELMAELGVTSLEQLIGRTDLLSVREGQTQKQLKLDLSPILLASGVKSDKSLFCVQNNDPFDDGALNQELVKRCKDMVVHKTGGRLTVPIRNTDRSVGAALSGFIARHHGNQGMATDPIVINCVGTAGQSFGVWNAGGLHLSLQGDANDYVGKGMTGGQIAIFPPKGVSYAKDDATIAGNTCLYGATGGRFYAAGRAGERFAVRNSGAIVVVEGTGDNCCEYMTGGVVMVLGQTGVNFGAGMTGGFAYLLDEQDDLCLRVNPELVEALDVSTPILQEHLRSLLHQHVEATGSEKAHRILTDFNNYLSKFKLVKPKTSDVNTLLGHRARSSDELRVQAM comes from the coding sequence ATGGCGTTGTATCACCACAGTCAGGCAAGAGAGAACTGTGGCTTTGGTCTGATCGCTCATTTAGAAGGCGTCGCCAGCCACCGTATTGTGCGCACTGCAATTAGCGGTTTAGACCGCATGCAGCACAGAGGTGGAATTTCAGCGGATGGGAAAACAGGTGATGGTTGTGGCCTGTTAATGCAAAAACCCGATAGTTTTTTCCGTGCTATTGCAGAGGAGAAAGGCTGGGTTTTGGGCAAAAAGTATGGGGTGGGTATCTTCTTCTTTAGTCAGGATCCGGTTAAAGCCGAACTGGCTCGCGCTATTATTGAACAGGAAATTACCCGTGAGACACTGACACTGGTCGGCTGGCGTGATATGCCAACGGACACGTCGGTGCTGGGTGATTTAGCACTCACTTCTATGCCTCAGATTAAGCAGGCTTTTGTCAGTGCCCAGCCAGGCTGGAACGAACACGATTTAGAGCGTCGCCTTTATATGGTCAGACGCCGTATCGAAAAGCAGCTGACAGATGATGCGGATTTTTATATTCCAAGCTTTTCTTGTCTGGTGACCGTATTTAAAGGCCTGATGATGCCGGCAGATTTGCCGCGTTTTTATCTGGACTTAGCAGACGTTCGGATGGAAACCGCCATTTGCGTATTCCACCAACGTTTCTCAACTAATACTATGCCACGTTGGGCTTTGGCTCAGCCATTCCGCTTTTTAGCACATAACGGCGAAATTAATACCATTACAGGCAACAGACAATGGGCCCGCGCCCGTCAGTATAAGTTTTCGTCGCCTTTATTACCTGACTTACCCACTGCAGCCCCTTTTGTCAGCCAGTCGGGGTCAGACTCCAGCTCTTTAGATAATATGCTGGAATTACTGCTGGCCGGTGGTATGGATTTATTCCGTGCTATGCGTTTACTGGTGCCACCAGCATGGCAAGGCAATAAGGTGATGGACGATAACTTAAAAGCCTTCTATGAGTTTAACTCCATGCATATGGAGCCTTGGGATGGTCCTGCTGGTATTGTCATGACCAATGGTCAGCATGTGGCCTGTAACTTAGACCGCAACGGCTTGCGCCCTGCCCGCTTTGTTATTACCAAAGACAAATTAATCACGCTGGCTTCTGAAGTTGGCATTTGGGATTACACACCTGATGAAGTGCAGGAAAAAGGCCGCGTTGGCCCGGGCGAAATGCTGGCTGTGGATACGCAGACAGGAAAAATCTGGCGCTCAGAAGAAATTGACCAGGATTTAATGGTTCGCCACCCTTACCGCAAATGGTTGTCCACTAACGTGCAACGTTTAGTGCCTTACGAGCAGTTTGAAACTGACTTAATAGGCAAACGTGTATTCACTGACGATCAGATGATGGTGTTCCATAAGCTGTTTAACTACAGCTATGAAGAAATCGAACAGGTAGTGACAGTACTGGCAAAAGACGGCCAGGAAGCTGTAGGTTCTATGGGGGACGATACGCCAATGGCTGTGTTGTCGCAAAAAACCCGTACTTTCTACGACTATTTCCGTCAGTTGTTTGCGCAGGTCACCAACCCACCTATAGATCCATTGCGTGAAGCTCATGTGATGTCGCTGGCGACCAGCATAGGTCGTGAACACAACGTCTTCAGTGAAACAGCAGGTTATGCCCGCCGTATCCAGTTTGAATCGCCTGTGATGATGTACAGCGATTTAAAACAGTTAAAAGCCGCTGACGAGAAATACTACAAGCACCATATTATTTCTTTGAACTTCGATCCTAACGACGAAGATCTGGAAACCGCAGTGCGCCGTGTATGCGCTGAAGCTGTGCGTGTGGTGCGTGAAGATAAAGTGGTGCTGGTGATCTTAACAGACCGTCGTATCGAACAAGGCCTGATCCCTATTCCGGCAGCAATGGCTGTGGGCGCAGTGCATCACGCTTTAGTGGATAACCAGCTGCGCTGCGATTCAAACATTATTATCGAAACCGCAACGACACGTGACCCGCATCACTTTGCTGTGCTGGTAGGCTTAGGCGCTACAGGTATTTATCCATTCCTGGCCTATGAGACTATTGAGCAGTTAGTGGAAAAAGGCAGTCTGAATCTGACCGCCCGTCAGGCCGTGCTGAATTACCGTAAAGGTATTAACAAAGGCCTGTACAAAATCATGTCAAAAATGGGTATTTCGACTGTAGCGAGTTATCGCTGTTCGAACCTGTTTGAGGCTGTGGGTATTAATCAGAACGTGATGAAGCTGTGTTTCCCTGATTTACCTTCACGTATTCAGGGTGCCGACTTTGCTGACTTCCAGCAAGACGTGCAAATCCGTGCCAACAGTGCCTGGTTAAAACGTAAACCACTGAATCACGGTGGCCAGCTGAAATACGTACATGATGGCGAATACCACGCTTATAACCCTGATGTAGTGCAAAGCCTGCAAAAAGCTGTACGCAGTGGCAAATATGCCGATTACAAAGTCTATTCAGACTTCGTGAATCAGCGCCCTGTAGCGCATTTACGCGACTTATTCAGCTTAAACAAAGCCAATGCCACTCCGGTCGATTTGGAGCAAGTGCAAAGCGCTGAGCAGCTGTATCCGCGTTTTGACAGCGCCGCTATGTCTATCGGTGCTTTAAGCCCTGAAGCTCATGAAGCTTTGGCTATAGCGATGAACCGTTTAGGTGGCCGCTCTAACTCAGGCGAAGGCGGTGAAGATCCACGCCGTTTTGGTACTGAGAAAAACAGCAAAATTAAGCAGGTGGCTTCAGGTCGTTTTGGTGTCACACCACATTATCTGGTGAACGCTGAAGTGATTCAGATCAAAGTAGCTCAAGGTGCTAAGCCGGGTGAAGGTGGTCAGTTGCCTGGTGAAAAAGTCACAGCTGAAATAGCGCGCCTGCGTTATTCAGTACCTGGTGTCACGCTGATTTCACCACCGCCGCATCACGATATTTATTCAATTGAAGATTTGGCTCAGCTGATTTTTGACTTAAAACAAGTAAACCCTGAAGCGCTGATTTCAGTGAAGTTAGTGTCAGAACCAGGCGTCGGTACTATTGCGACCGGTGTGGCTAAAGCTTATGCCGATTTAATTACCGTATCAGGTTATGACGGTGGCACAGGTGCAAGCCCGCTGACGTCGGTCAAATACGCTGGTTCGCCATGGGAGCTGGGTTTAGCTGAAGTGCATCAGGCACTGGTTGAAAACGGTTTACGTGACCGCGTTCGTCTGCAGGTCGACGGTGGCTTAAAAACCGGTTTAGACGTAGTCAAAGCCGCAATTTTAGGTGCTGAAAGCTTTGGTTTTGGTACCGGCCCTATGGTGGCTTTAGGCTGCAAATTCTTACGGATTTGCCACCTGAATAACTGTGCGACCGGTGTAGCTACTCAGGATGCGACATTACGCCGCGATCACTTTACCGGTTTACCAGAAATGGTGATGAACTACTTTAAGTTCTTATCGCATGAAGTGCGTGAGCTGATGGCTGAACTGGGTGTCACTTCATTAGAGCAGCTGATTGGCCGTACTGATTTATTGTCTGTACGCGAAGGCCAGACGCAGAAACAACTGAAATTAGATCTGAGCCCAATTTTATTGGCCTCTGGTGTTAAATCAGATAAATCCTTGTTCTGCGTACAAAATAACGACCCGTTCGACGATGGCGCGTTAAACCAGGAACTGGTGAAACGCTGCAAAGATATGGTGGTACATAAAACCGGTGGCCGCTTAACTGTGCCTATCCGCAATACCGACCGTTCTGTTGGCGCAGCCTTGTCTGGTTTTATTGCCCGTCATCATGGCAATCAGGGTATGGCGACCGACCCTATTGTGATTAACTGCGTAGGTACTGCAGGCCAGAGCTTTGGTGTCTGGAACGCTGGTGGTTTGCATTTATCCTTACAAGGTGATGCCAACGACTATGTAGGTAAAGGCATGACAGGTGGCCAAATTGCTATATTCCCGCCTAAGGGAGTCAGCTATGCCAAAGACGACGCCACTATTGCAGGCAACACCTGTTTATATGGTGCAACAGGTGGTCGTTTCTACGCTGCTGGCCGTGCCGGTGAGCGTTTTGCCGTACGTAACTCTGGCGCCATAGTGGTTGTAGAAGGCACAGGCGATAACTGCTGTGAATATATGACTGGTGGTGTGGTGATGGTATTAGGTCAGACCGGCGTGAACTTTGGTGCTGGTATGACTGGTGGTTTTGCTTATTTATTAGATGAACAGGATGACTTATGCCTGCGGGTGAACCCTGAACTGGTGGAAGCGCTGGATGTCAGCACACCAATTCTGCAGGAACACTTACGTAGCTTGTTGCATCAACACGTTGAGGCCACCGGCAGCGAAAAAGCGCACCGGATCCTGACGGATTTCAACAACTACTTAAGCAAGTTCAAACTGGTTAAACCCAAAACAAGTGACGTCAATACCTTGCTTGGTCACCGCGCACGCTCTTCCGATGAGCTGCGGGTTCAGGCGATGTAA
- the folE2 gene encoding GTP cyclohydrolase FolE2 yields the protein MDIGVFMPTTMPDVANHSSATTEGVLEWVGMSNIELPLMFSVAGEAPRQVSAKVEAFVNLKDPKAKGIHMSRLYLLLDQLSTESSLSFATLSELLHEFISSHEDLSTHAFVKFDFELHLRRKALITEKQGWKAYPVTITGQLKDGKLGVEMKVDVPYSSTCPCSAALARQLIQEAFVAKFAGHAQVNAEQVKDWLGTTQGIVATPHSQRSVAEIKVQLNHQVTDFPVIALIDAIEDALQTPVQAAVKRADEQEFARLNGQNLMFCEDAARRLKHALNQLTEFDDFWLRVNHYESLHAHDAVAVTVKGVSNGYHA from the coding sequence ATGGACATTGGAGTATTCATGCCGACCACTATGCCAGATGTAGCTAACCATTCATCCGCCACCACCGAAGGTGTGTTGGAATGGGTTGGCATGAGCAATATTGAACTGCCACTGATGTTTAGTGTTGCAGGCGAAGCACCACGCCAGGTCAGCGCCAAAGTTGAAGCTTTTGTGAACTTAAAAGATCCAAAAGCCAAAGGCATTCATATGTCACGGCTTTATTTGTTGTTGGATCAACTGTCGACTGAATCCAGCTTAAGTTTTGCAACTTTAAGCGAACTGCTGCACGAATTTATCAGCAGCCATGAAGACTTAAGTACTCATGCTTTTGTGAAGTTTGATTTTGAACTGCACTTACGCCGTAAAGCGCTGATCACAGAAAAACAAGGTTGGAAAGCTTACCCTGTGACTATCACAGGCCAGCTGAAAGATGGCAAGTTAGGTGTAGAGATGAAGGTCGATGTGCCTTACTCTTCAACTTGTCCTTGTTCAGCAGCTTTAGCCCGTCAGCTTATTCAGGAAGCTTTTGTGGCTAAATTTGCCGGTCACGCTCAAGTGAATGCTGAACAAGTCAAAGACTGGTTAGGTACAACTCAGGGTATAGTGGCTACACCGCACAGCCAGCGCTCTGTTGCTGAAATAAAAGTACAGCTGAACCATCAAGTCACAGATTTCCCTGTGATTGCGTTAATTGATGCGATTGAAGATGCTCTGCAAACTCCGGTACAGGCAGCAGTCAAACGTGCAGACGAGCAGGAGTTTGCCCGCTTAAACGGTCAGAACCTGATGTTCTGTGAAGATGCAGCACGTCGTTTAAAACACGCATTAAACCAATTGACTGAATTTGACGATTTTTGGCTACGGGTGAACCACTATGAGTCCTTGCATGCACACGATGCAGTCGCAGTAACAGTCAAAGGTGTTTCAAACGGTTATCACGCATAA